The following coding sequences are from one Enterococcus sp. 4G2_DIV0659 window:
- a CDS encoding endonuclease/exonuclease/phosphatase family protein: MKVLTLNTHSWLEDHPLDKLKQLAEQIIKEDYAVIALQEVNQRIDSLPVGAIENFHPTDNQLPIHEDNFAYLLVQYLKEHDCHYHWSWAYNHIGYSIYHEGVALLSKQPIQPEAVVISSKNDPTDYRTRVLLIGQTKLGEKNITALSCHYSWWTETDGFAYEWAQTEKALQNHTRPFLIMGDFNNPASAKQPGYQLVLNSSLKLQDSFTSATTRIGEHTVEKAIDGWGDNQEHLRIDYIFASQEFEIKNYQIVFDGKNTPIISDHFGVEVTIH, encoded by the coding sequence ATGAAGGTACTCACATTAAACACGCACAGTTGGCTAGAAGATCATCCATTAGATAAATTAAAGCAACTAGCTGAACAAATCATCAAAGAAGATTACGCAGTGATCGCCTTACAAGAAGTTAACCAGCGAATCGATAGCCTGCCGGTTGGGGCTATCGAAAATTTCCATCCGACAGATAACCAATTGCCGATTCACGAAGATAACTTTGCTTACTTGTTGGTTCAGTACCTAAAAGAACACGATTGTCACTATCATTGGAGTTGGGCATACAATCATATTGGTTACTCCATCTACCACGAAGGCGTTGCATTGCTATCAAAACAACCGATCCAACCAGAAGCCGTTGTCATTTCCAGCAAAAATGATCCAACTGATTACCGCACAAGGGTCTTATTGATCGGTCAAACAAAACTAGGCGAAAAAAATATCACCGCTTTAAGTTGTCACTATTCTTGGTGGACAGAAACAGACGGATTCGCCTACGAATGGGCACAAACCGAAAAAGCCTTGCAAAACCATACACGCCCCTTTCTGATTATGGGCGATTTTAACAATCCAGCTTCAGCAAAGCAACCAGGTTACCAACTCGTGTTAAACAGTTCCTTAAAACTACAAGACAGTTTTACCTCAGCAACAACAAGGATTGGGGAACACACCGTTGAAAAAGCAATTGACGGCTGGGGCGATAACCAAGAGCACTTAAGAATCGATTATATTTTCGCTTCACAGGAATTTGAGATCAAAAACTATCAAATTGTTTTTGACGGAAAAAATACGCCTATAATCAGCGACCATTTTGGCGTAGAAGTAACGATACACTAG
- a CDS encoding NAD(P)-dependent oxidoreductase, with translation MNITIFGGSGFIGQKLAEELVARGHDVTSISRSGCPSDLNAAWTKKVHWVHSDILNDTHWHQSVQKADWIIDAIGILFEHPKKGITYDRFIVTPVREILSYLDDIPQPARLLFISANRAPFPLRNYMKAKRQAEQLIKKCSLQHVIIYPSLVVDKQRYSSVIGGNMVNVINKIPGLRKIVQGYDPIPREALAREIANVIDGKTSPYTHRRP, from the coding sequence ATGAATATAACCATTTTCGGCGGCAGCGGCTTTATCGGACAGAAATTAGCCGAAGAATTAGTCGCACGCGGACACGATGTCACTAGCATTTCCCGTAGCGGCTGCCCAAGCGATTTAAATGCCGCATGGACAAAAAAAGTGCACTGGGTCCATTCAGATATTTTAAACGACACGCATTGGCACCAATCCGTCCAAAAGGCTGATTGGATTATCGATGCCATCGGGATTCTTTTTGAACACCCTAAAAAAGGCATCACCTATGATCGATTTATCGTAACGCCTGTTCGAGAAATTTTGTCTTATTTGGATGACATTCCTCAACCTGCTCGACTTTTATTTATCTCAGCTAACCGCGCACCTTTTCCTTTGCGAAACTATATGAAAGCCAAACGCCAAGCTGAACAACTAATCAAAAAGTGCTCCCTTCAACATGTAATCATTTACCCAAGCTTAGTTGTTGATAAACAACGTTATTCTTCTGTTATCGGTGGCAATATGGTCAATGTAATCAATAAAATCCCTGGACTCAGAAAAATCGTCCAAGGATATGATCCTATTCCAAGAGAAGCCCTAGCAAGAGAAATCGCCAATGTCATTGATGGAAAAACATCTCCCTATACTCACAGACGACCATAA
- a CDS encoding sugar ABC transporter permease — MKSKKRNTLIVHYTLLTILSIVWIFPIVWIVLTSFRSEGGAFVTYFIPKQFTFENYKMLLTSSTYPFVQWFLNTLFVAVCSCILSTLITIAMAYSLSRLRFRARKPFLKLALVLNMFPGFMSMIAVYYILKAMNLTGSLLALILVYSSGAALGFYIAKGFFDTIPMALDESAMIDGASKFEIFTKITLPLSKPIIVYTALMAFMAPWMDFIFAKIILGDNVNKYTVAIGLFTMQTKDKIDQYFMAFTAGCVLIAVPITLLFIFMQKYYVEGITSGSVKG; from the coding sequence ATGAAATCCAAGAAGCGAAATACATTAATTGTTCATTATACATTGCTGACTATCTTGTCGATTGTGTGGATCTTTCCTATAGTATGGATTGTTTTAACTAGTTTTAGAAGTGAGGGCGGCGCATTTGTGACGTATTTTATTCCTAAACAATTTACGTTTGAAAATTATAAAATGTTGCTGACCAGCTCTACTTATCCTTTTGTACAATGGTTTTTGAATACATTATTTGTTGCGGTTTGTAGTTGTATTTTGTCCACGTTGATTACGATTGCGATGGCGTATTCTTTGAGTCGTTTGCGTTTTAGAGCGAGAAAGCCGTTTTTGAAATTGGCGTTGGTGTTGAATATGTTTCCGGGTTTTATGAGTATGATTGCTGTCTATTATATTTTAAAAGCGATGAATTTGACTGGAAGTTTACTAGCGTTGATTCTAGTCTATTCATCAGGTGCTGCATTAGGGTTTTATATTGCTAAAGGATTTTTTGATACGATTCCTATGGCGTTGGACGAGTCGGCGATGATCGATGGGGCAAGTAAATTTGAGATTTTTACCAAGATTACATTGCCGCTAAGTAAACCAATTATTGTTTATACAGCGCTGATGGCGTTTATGGCTCCATGGATGGATTTTATTTTTGCGAAAATTATTTTAGGAGATAATGTAAATAAATATACCGTGGCAATTGGTCTATTTACGATGCAGACGAAAGATAAAATCGATCAGTATTTCATGGCATTTACAGCAGGATGTGTCTTGATTGCAGTGCCGATTACATTATTGTTTATCTTTATGCAAAAATACTATGTAGAAGGAATTACTAGTGGCTCTGTGAAAGGATAA